The sequence CTACTGCTGGGCATGTCCGGCTTTGCCTCGCCGTTCTGGCTCACCTACCGGCAGGTGCAGGCTCTCGGCGGAACCGTCCGCAAGGGGGAGCACGGCTCGATGGTGGTCAACTGGGGCAAGTTCACACCTGGCAGCGAAGACACGGACGATCAGGCCAAACGACAAAACCAGAGATCGCGCTACTACCTCCGAAGGTATGTGGTCTTCAACACGGTGCAGACCGAGGGAATTAAGTTTGAGCCGCCCGAGGCTCCGGCTTCATTACCAGAATCAGCGCGTATCGCCTCCGCAGAGCAAATCGTGGCCGACATGCCGAACCGTCCAGTCATCATGGAAGGGCGTCGGGATTCGGCGTTCTACAGGCATTACACCGACACGGTTCACATGCCAGCTTTCGGCTCGTTCGAGAGCGCGGAGAGCTACCACCTCACGCTCTTCCACGAGCTGATTCACGCCACCGGGCATCAGTCTCGCCTGAATCGAAAGACGCTCACTGAGAGCGATGGGTTCGGCGGCAAGGTTTACTCGCAGGAGGAGCTGGTCGCCGAGATCGGCGCGGCCTACCTCGGGATGGAGGCGGGTATCGTGCCGGATGAGCACGCGCAGTCCGCCGCCTACATTCAGTGCTGGCTCGAAGCGTTGCGCGAGCCGGACCACAGGCGGTGGTTGGTGATCGCTGCGAGCCAAGCCGCGAAAGCCACCGACTTCGTGCTCGGCACCCATACCACGGTGTTCGAGGAAGCCGAGGCATGACCATCACCTCCCGAGTCTGTCGGGAGGTTTTCTTTTTTGCTTCGTTGCCTGTGGAAAATCACAGAGTCTGTCATTTCAGCAACGCTCGCTCCTGTGGGATAATTCGCCGCATGGGGCTTGCCAAGTTCGCGACGGTTGCGCTAGTCGCGCTGGCAGCGCTCGCGCCTGCGGCTACGGTCCTTCAGGGAGACCAAGCGACGAGGGAGCGCCTAGCTCAAATTTCAGCTGTCGCGTTCGGGAGCCGGAACGCCGCTGCCGCTGCTGAGGCTCTCGAATTGCGCTGCGGCTGGCTCGACTGGCTCTGGTGGGGTTGTGAGGTTGAGACGCCTGTAGTC is a genomic window of Prosthecobacter debontii containing:
- a CDS encoding ArdC family protein: MNTKTALALDSADTRSGRTDPYQLVTETILKHLENGVVPWHRPWRRETGKPRNYETGRCYRGVNLLLLGMSGFASPFWLTYRQVQALGGTVRKGEHGSMVVNWGKFTPGSEDTDDQAKRQNQRSRYYLRRYVVFNTVQTEGIKFEPPEAPASLPESARIASAEQIVADMPNRPVIMEGRRDSAFYRHYTDTVHMPAFGSFESAESYHLTLFHELIHATGHQSRLNRKTLTESDGFGGKVYSQEELVAEIGAAYLGMEAGIVPDEHAQSAAYIQCWLEALREPDHRRWLVIAASQAAKATDFVLGTHTTVFEEAEA